A single Candidatus Thalassolituus haligoni DNA region contains:
- a CDS encoding CinA family protein, which translates to MNLYSLTEDLANQLVLRHWRLATAESCTGGGVAAACTDLPGSSAWFDCGFVTYSNEAKMQLLGVSKETLVVDGAVSEATVREMVAGAVSHSRADVAVSISGIAGPGGSVPGKPVGTVWFAWGNHRRISAECCHFDGDRAAVRQQAVIHAIRGLTRWLEQA; encoded by the coding sequence ATGAACCTGTACAGCCTGACGGAAGACCTTGCCAATCAACTTGTGCTGCGCCACTGGCGGCTGGCGACTGCGGAGTCCTGTACCGGGGGTGGGGTTGCGGCTGCTTGTACCGACTTGCCAGGTTCATCTGCCTGGTTTGACTGCGGGTTTGTGACGTATTCGAACGAAGCCAAAATGCAGCTGCTGGGGGTGTCGAAAGAAACGCTGGTGGTGGATGGTGCAGTCAGTGAAGCGACGGTGCGGGAAATGGTCGCCGGTGCGGTGAGTCATAGCCGTGCCGATGTTGCGGTGTCTATCAGCGGCATCGCCGGGCCGGGTGGTTCGGTTCCGGGCAAGCCTGTGGGCACTGTCTGGTTTGCCTGGGGTAACCATCGGCGTATTAGTGCCGAGTGTTGCCATTTTGACGGTGACCGTGCAGCCGTACGCCAGCAAGCGGTTATACATGCCATCAGGGGCTTGACCCGTTGGCTGGAGCAAGCATAA
- a CDS encoding helix-turn-helix domain-containing protein, whose amino-acid sequence MTAFIADATAHPVEVGYTPSDESRLRAACRVLSGQQRRLLPDSVAEVRRPVRVERLGEHVQIALEQVSMACHWHVPSGVVQLLVSHAGNHQLSCSGKSYQLQAGDILVVSEGSRIQLAPDGDGFVSILMLPVAELKQAAMGMGWLWSGRHKDIPVCRSPELERLVRDMAKPQYSPGYFHEHIHYYQLRVCYALVLQLWQEPGHCFIANTPIGDRVVHQLRQRVLETILDEPEVSELAAYCQVSVRTLYNRLKATLGCTLGEFIRQLKIECVFQDLNANPRIVRNVTEVAMKYGFSNPGRFAHYYRQHIGELPSETLRRNSAAAANSQTSALRS is encoded by the coding sequence ATGACGGCATTTATAGCGGACGCTACCGCCCATCCGGTTGAGGTGGGGTATACCCCCAGCGATGAATCGCGGCTACGGGCAGCGTGTCGGGTCTTGAGCGGGCAGCAACGTCGGCTACTGCCAGACAGTGTGGCGGAAGTGCGTCGACCGGTGCGGGTTGAGCGGCTGGGGGAGCATGTTCAGATTGCCCTTGAACAGGTCAGTATGGCCTGTCACTGGCACGTCCCCTCGGGCGTTGTGCAGCTGTTGGTCAGCCATGCGGGTAATCATCAGTTGTCTTGCTCTGGCAAGTCGTACCAATTACAAGCCGGTGACATTCTGGTGGTGTCAGAGGGGTCTCGTATTCAGCTGGCACCAGACGGCGACGGCTTTGTCAGTATTTTGATGCTACCCGTGGCGGAGTTAAAACAGGCGGCAATGGGGATGGGGTGGTTATGGAGTGGCCGCCACAAGGATATTCCCGTTTGTCGGTCACCAGAGCTTGAGCGCCTGGTTCGGGATATGGCGAAGCCGCAGTACAGCCCCGGATATTTCCACGAGCATATTCATTATTATCAGCTGCGGGTGTGTTATGCCCTGGTGCTGCAACTCTGGCAGGAGCCGGGTCATTGTTTTATCGCTAACACGCCTATCGGAGATCGTGTGGTACATCAATTGCGCCAGCGCGTACTGGAAACGATTCTTGATGAACCGGAGGTCTCTGAGCTGGCGGCGTACTGCCAGGTCAGTGTCCGGACTCTGTATAACCGTCTAAAGGCGACACTGGGTTGTACCCTCGGTGAATTTATTCGCCAGCTCAAGATTGAATGCGTATTCCAGGATTTGAATGCCAATCCCCGTATCGTGCGTAATGTCACGGAGGTAGCCATGAAATACGGCTTCTCCAACCCCGGCCGCTTTGCCCATTATTATCGTCAGCACATTGGCGAACTGCCTTCGGAAACCCTGCGGCGGAATTCTGCGGCAGCGGCTAACAGCCAGACATCAGCTCTCCGGAGCTGA
- a CDS encoding universal stress protein yields the protein MLPEVTRILYASDIQQGARPAFRTAVSLCGRYHSHITFLHVVEPVRGNAERLVKSMMHEDASLQALHDDSLGKIRQQVRDRVERFCREELEAETMLEQGQLDVRIEEGTPWKTILAVADEMDASVIVMGVRHQKSLLGNTSSKVMHNSKRPVLVVPL from the coding sequence ATGTTGCCTGAAGTCACCCGAATTCTGTACGCCTCTGATATTCAGCAAGGCGCTCGTCCGGCATTTCGTACCGCCGTCAGTTTGTGTGGGCGTTACCATTCCCACATTACCTTCCTTCATGTGGTGGAACCGGTGCGTGGTAATGCCGAGCGCTTGGTGAAGTCGATGATGCATGAAGATGCCTCACTGCAGGCATTACACGACGACAGTCTGGGGAAAATCCGTCAGCAGGTACGGGATCGGGTCGAGCGTTTTTGCCGCGAGGAGTTGGAAGCGGAGACCATGCTGGAACAGGGGCAGCTGGATGTGCGTATTGAGGAAGGAACGCCCTGGAAAACGATTCTGGCAGTGGCTGATGAAATGGACGCAAGTGTCATTGTTATGGGGGTTCGTCACCAGAAAAGTTTGCTGGGGAATACGTCCAGTAAGGTAATGCACAACAGCAAACGTCCGGTACTGGTTGTGCCGCTGTAG
- a CDS encoding TRAP transporter large permease has translation MTEALIGFAILLALIILIRVPIAFAMGLTGFFGFAVLQGLGFDNFMDFRWTGPLSMASNRVIDTAQEYGLSVIPLFILMGNLVTKSGLSQELYQASNAFLGHRRGGLSMATVVACGGFSAICGSSLATSATMAKVAMPPMRKFGYSDSLATASIAAGGTLGILIPPSVILVIYGLLTESSIRELFAAGFLPGLLGILLYLGAVRFVVWRDPSSGPRGEKMSWSERWDALRGVWGVLILFTVVMGGIYLGVFTPTEAAGVGAGGAFVIALARRSLSFGDLFNALTDTGRTSAMLFTVLIGALIFSDFINRAGLPDELLTLVTSLDIGPMGVILVILAIYIVLGMVFESLSMMLLTVPIFYPLVQSLGFDLVWFGIVVVVVTEISLITPPVGMNVFVLSAVLRDVNPATIFKGVTPFWCADIVRLALIVFIPAISLILPELLYR, from the coding sequence ATGACTGAAGCTCTTATCGGCTTTGCCATCCTGTTGGCATTGATCATTCTTATTCGAGTGCCTATTGCGTTTGCCATGGGCCTGACAGGTTTCTTCGGTTTTGCCGTATTGCAAGGCCTGGGTTTTGATAATTTTATGGATTTTCGCTGGACCGGGCCTTTGTCGATGGCGTCGAACCGGGTGATTGATACCGCTCAGGAATATGGCCTGTCGGTCATTCCGCTGTTTATTTTAATGGGCAATCTGGTGACCAAATCCGGGTTGTCGCAAGAGTTGTATCAGGCTTCCAATGCCTTTCTCGGGCACCGTCGTGGTGGTCTGTCCATGGCAACGGTGGTGGCCTGTGGCGGCTTTTCCGCGATTTGTGGTTCATCACTGGCGACCTCTGCCACCATGGCCAAGGTGGCGATGCCGCCGATGCGTAAATTCGGCTATTCCGATTCACTGGCAACAGCGTCGATTGCCGCTGGTGGCACGCTGGGGATTCTGATCCCTCCCAGTGTCATTCTGGTGATTTACGGTCTGTTGACCGAGTCGAGTATTCGCGAGTTGTTTGCGGCCGGATTCTTGCCGGGCTTGTTGGGTATTCTGTTGTATTTGGGCGCGGTGCGTTTTGTGGTCTGGCGTGACCCGTCGTCAGGCCCGCGTGGCGAGAAAATGAGCTGGTCTGAACGCTGGGATGCCTTGCGGGGTGTCTGGGGTGTACTGATTCTGTTTACGGTAGTGATGGGTGGGATTTATCTGGGAGTGTTCACCCCAACCGAAGCCGCAGGTGTGGGTGCAGGCGGTGCTTTTGTGATTGCGCTGGCACGTCGCTCGCTCAGTTTCGGTGATTTGTTTAATGCCCTGACAGACACCGGTCGTACCAGTGCGATGCTGTTTACGGTACTGATTGGGGCGCTGATCTTCTCTGATTTTATCAACCGTGCCGGTTTGCCGGATGAATTACTGACACTGGTGACCTCGCTGGATATTGGCCCTATGGGGGTGATTCTGGTGATTCTGGCGATTTATATCGTGCTTGGAATGGTGTTCGAGAGCTTGTCGATGATGTTGCTGACGGTGCCGATTTTTTATCCGCTGGTACAGAGCCTGGGCTTTGATCTGGTGTGGTTTGGCATCGTAGTGGTGGTGGTCACGGAAATCAGTCTTATTACGCCGCCGGTGGGGATGAATGTGTTTGTACTCAGTGCGGTACTGCGCGATGTGAACCCGGCGACCATTTTCAAAGGGGTAACACCCTTCTGGTGTGCCGATATTGTGCGTCTGGCGCTGATTGTCTTTATTCCGGCGATCTCGCTGATTCTGCCTGAACTCTTGTACCGCTAA
- a CDS encoding TRAP transporter small permease translates to MSFADFMAEHYEEKGPAAWLALALEAFAAVVLFALMCLTCADVIGRYFFNNAVDGAVELTELGIALLVFAEMPIITWRGGHVVVDILDRYLGSKLICALGMLSALAMSGALYFLAGRMMDLAERSIRREVVTEYLGMPVGYIVQYIAVMSYITAALMLTYGMYRIFTESREPS, encoded by the coding sequence ATGTCTTTCGCTGATTTTATGGCGGAGCACTACGAAGAAAAGGGACCAGCCGCCTGGCTGGCCCTGGCTCTTGAAGCCTTTGCGGCTGTGGTGCTGTTCGCCCTGATGTGCCTGACCTGTGCTGATGTGATTGGTCGCTATTTTTTTAATAACGCGGTTGATGGTGCGGTTGAGTTGACGGAGCTGGGTATTGCGCTGTTGGTGTTCGCCGAGATGCCTATTATCACCTGGCGCGGTGGTCATGTGGTGGTGGATATTCTGGATCGTTATCTGGGTAGCAAGCTGATTTGTGCCTTGGGTATGTTGTCGGCGCTGGCGATGTCCGGTGCGCTGTATTTCCTCGCGGGTCGGATGATGGATCTGGCTGAGCGCTCGATTCGACGCGAAGTTGTGACCGAGTATCTGGGAATGCCCGTGGGTTACATTGTCCAGTATATCGCGGTAATGAGTTATATCACCGCCGCGCTGATGCTGACCTACGGTATGTATCGGATCTTTACTGAATCCAGAGAGCCTTCCTGA
- a CDS encoding TRAP transporter substrate-binding protein — protein MITMKHRLKSAMSVLILAAGAAMTAPAYSETILRVGTWLPPTNAQNAVVWPTWAKWVEEATEGRVKVKIENSSGHPKTLFQLVEDGVYDASFSYHGYVPGRFKLPQIVEQPGLGVGAEAASVALWRVYEKYLKDANEFDGLEVIGMFTHGPGHIHTKKPIDSFSDLEGMKIRVGGGVQSVLAERMHVTAVGAPAPKVYEMLQQGVIDGVFLPMMEQKVLRLNEVTNYVTVLPEGMYMGSFSIFVNPEFMEDLEPRDRKAILAVSGEKLSAMAGRAWDAGDAEGYQAAKAAGVKIVHVSAKDLMSRQFEKLIQGMDQEWIESVKDRDVNAAEALRELRKIARSYQPAQ, from the coding sequence ATGATAACAATGAAACATCGTCTGAAATCTGCCATGTCGGTACTGATTCTTGCTGCTGGTGCAGCAATGACCGCACCGGCATATTCTGAAACCATTTTACGTGTGGGCACCTGGTTGCCGCCGACCAACGCCCAGAACGCGGTGGTGTGGCCAACCTGGGCCAAGTGGGTGGAAGAAGCCACGGAAGGCCGCGTCAAGGTCAAGATCGAGAACAGCTCGGGTCATCCAAAAACGCTGTTTCAACTGGTTGAAGACGGTGTTTACGATGCCAGTTTCAGCTATCACGGTTATGTTCCTGGTCGGTTCAAACTGCCCCAGATTGTCGAGCAACCAGGTTTGGGTGTGGGTGCCGAAGCAGCGTCGGTGGCCTTGTGGCGGGTATATGAAAAATATCTGAAGGATGCGAATGAGTTCGACGGTCTGGAAGTGATCGGCATGTTCACCCACGGCCCTGGCCATATTCATACCAAGAAGCCGATCGATTCTTTTTCTGATCTGGAAGGCATGAAGATCCGTGTTGGTGGTGGTGTCCAGAGCGTGCTGGCGGAGCGTATGCATGTCACGGCGGTAGGTGCTCCGGCCCCCAAAGTTTATGAGATGCTGCAGCAGGGTGTGATCGACGGGGTGTTCCTGCCGATGATGGAGCAAAAGGTGCTGCGTCTGAACGAAGTCACCAACTATGTCACTGTGTTGCCAGAAGGCATGTACATGGGCAGCTTCTCGATTTTTGTTAACCCTGAATTTATGGAAGACCTGGAGCCTCGTGACCGCAAAGCGATTCTGGCGGTATCGGGTGAAAAACTGTCGGCCATGGCCGGTCGTGCCTGGGATGCCGGTGATGCCGAAGGGTATCAGGCTGCCAAAGCGGCAGGGGTGAAAATTGTCCATGTTTCTGCCAAGGATCTGATGTCACGCCAGTTTGAAAAGCTGATACAGGGTATGGATCAGGAGTGGATTGAGTCGGTGAAGGATCGTGATGTGAATGCTGCGGAAGCGTTGCGTGAACTGCGCAAAATCGCCCGCAGCTATCAGCCTGCACAGTGA
- a CDS encoding 5-carboxymethyl-2-hydroxymuconate Delta-isomerase: MPHFVVDYSDNLHELLDFQLLFKALHEYVVSTGAFPIGGVRSRAIRCYDYRVADGREDFGYLNLSLKIGHGRDMELKQAVAKRVFEILCDWMKPVTDAHYVQISFEMTELDPVLKFNKNNIHPLFV; the protein is encoded by the coding sequence ATGCCGCATTTCGTCGTCGACTATTCCGACAACTTGCACGAGTTGCTGGATTTTCAGCTGCTGTTCAAGGCGTTGCATGAATACGTGGTATCGACCGGTGCGTTCCCGATAGGTGGTGTGCGCAGTCGTGCCATTCGTTGTTACGACTATCGGGTGGCCGATGGTCGTGAGGATTTCGGCTACCTGAACCTGAGTCTGAAGATCGGCCATGGCCGTGATATGGAACTCAAACAGGCGGTTGCCAAACGGGTGTTCGAAATATTATGCGATTGGATGAAACCGGTGACCGACGCGCATTATGTTCAGATTTCGTTCGAAATGACGGAACTGGATCCAGTGCTCAAGTTTAATAAAAATAACATCCATCCACTGTTTGTCTGA
- the hpaE gene encoding 5-carboxymethyl-2-hydroxymuconate semialdehyde dehydrogenase, which produces MIKNLINGKWVESKETFETVNPATGEVLAEVAHATPEQVAAACQAAKNAFPAWANMAVAKRSKIIEKLGDLIADNVDELSAMETADTGLPLYQTRNALIPRASSNFYFFAEKAKQMNGHTYPMDDQMLNYTLYQPTGVCALISPWNVPFMTGTWKTAPALALGNTAVMKQSELSPLTTDFLAKLALEAGIPAGVFNVVHGFGSTTGNALITDPNVNAISFTGGTSTGKHIIANAGLKKFSMELGGKSPVMVFDDCDYERALDAAVFGIFSINGERCTAGSRIFVQEGIYDRFCDDFAARASKIKVGDPMDMDTKVGSLISQGHWDKVTGYIKIGIEEGATLIAGGPEKPVNELPDQLKGGHFVRPTVFRDVTNNMRIAREEIFGPVAVLIPFRDEADVVAMANDNDYGLASYLWTQDVGKVHRIARSVEAGMMFVNSQNVRDLRTPFGGVKGSGTGREGGDYSFEVFCEPKNVCISMGSHHIPKWGV; this is translated from the coding sequence ATGATCAAGAACCTGATTAACGGCAAGTGGGTTGAGAGCAAGGAAACGTTTGAAACTGTGAATCCGGCCACGGGTGAAGTGCTGGCAGAAGTGGCTCATGCCACGCCGGAGCAAGTGGCAGCGGCGTGCCAGGCGGCAAAAAATGCCTTTCCGGCCTGGGCCAATATGGCGGTGGCGAAGCGTTCAAAAATCATCGAGAAGCTGGGTGACCTGATTGCCGACAACGTTGATGAACTGTCGGCGATGGAAACTGCCGACACTGGTTTGCCACTGTATCAGACGCGTAATGCCTTGATTCCACGGGCTTCCAGTAATTTCTATTTTTTTGCTGAAAAAGCCAAACAAATGAATGGTCATACTTACCCGATGGATGACCAGATGCTGAATTACACCCTGTACCAGCCAACCGGTGTGTGTGCGTTGATTTCGCCATGGAACGTGCCGTTTATGACTGGCACCTGGAAGACTGCTCCCGCTCTGGCATTGGGCAACACGGCCGTGATGAAGCAGTCCGAGCTGTCGCCGCTGACCACGGATTTCCTTGCAAAGCTGGCACTTGAAGCCGGTATACCAGCGGGTGTGTTTAATGTGGTGCATGGTTTTGGCAGCACCACGGGCAACGCGTTGATTACGGATCCTAACGTCAATGCGATTTCGTTCACGGGTGGTACATCGACCGGCAAGCACATTATTGCCAACGCTGGCCTGAAGAAGTTTTCGATGGAGCTGGGTGGCAAATCGCCGGTGATGGTGTTTGACGATTGCGACTATGAGCGGGCGTTAGATGCGGCGGTGTTTGGCATCTTCTCGATCAACGGTGAGCGCTGCACCGCCGGTTCGCGCATCTTTGTACAAGAAGGCATTTACGACCGTTTCTGTGACGATTTTGCTGCCCGTGCCAGCAAGATCAAAGTGGGCGACCCGATGGATATGGACACCAAAGTCGGTTCACTGATCAGCCAGGGGCATTGGGACAAGGTCACCGGCTATATCAAGATCGGTATCGAAGAAGGTGCCACGCTGATTGCTGGTGGCCCTGAAAAGCCGGTGAATGAGTTGCCGGATCAGCTGAAAGGCGGTCATTTCGTGCGCCCGACCGTGTTCCGCGATGTTACGAACAACATGCGTATTGCCCGTGAAGAAATCTTTGGCCCAGTGGCGGTATTGATTCCGTTCAGGGACGAAGCCGATGTTGTGGCGATGGCCAACGACAACGATTACGGCCTGGCCTCGTATCTGTGGACTCAGGATGTGGGCAAGGTGCATCGCATTGCCCGTTCAGTGGAAGCCGGGATGATGTTTGTGAACAGCCAGAACGTCCGCGACCTGCGTACGCCATTTGGTGGTGTGAAAGGTTCCGGTACCGGTCGTGAAGGTGGTGACTACAGCTTCGAAGTATTCTGTGAGCCCAAAAATGTGTGTATCAGCATGGGTTCTCATCACATTCCGAAGTGGGGCGTGTAA
- a CDS encoding fumarylacetoacetate hydrolase family protein encodes MRHSRILKDGVATDLVSAVNSDQDMTSTEWLAATTGTVFGIALNDKALYAKLEPSFHEKPHVNPPTRPVLHIKTANTHIGYGAAIPAPADGAPLYAGPSLGIVIGKQATRVSETNALEFVGGYTVVNEVSLAETSFYRPAVKAKCRDGFCPIGPWVVDAADVATPAALAIHTYINGELTHTTSTDQLRAGVAELVSYLSSFMTLEAGDLIIAGTPERTEQLALKAGDTVAIDIDTIGRLENSVVIESVSKSNSQAERV; translated from the coding sequence ATGAGGCACAGCCGCATCCTGAAGGATGGCGTTGCAACCGACCTGGTCAGCGCTGTCAACAGCGATCAAGACATGACTTCCACCGAGTGGCTGGCAGCCACCACCGGCACCGTGTTCGGCATCGCACTGAACGACAAGGCGCTGTACGCCAAGCTGGAGCCATCGTTCCATGAAAAGCCTCATGTGAATCCGCCAACACGCCCGGTTCTGCACATTAAAACCGCCAACACCCACATTGGCTACGGCGCTGCCATCCCGGCTCCAGCTGATGGTGCACCCCTGTATGCAGGCCCGTCCCTTGGCATTGTGATTGGCAAGCAAGCCACTCGCGTGAGCGAAACAAACGCGCTGGAATTTGTCGGTGGCTACACCGTGGTTAACGAAGTGTCGCTGGCCGAAACCTCGTTCTACCGCCCGGCCGTCAAAGCCAAGTGCCGTGATGGCTTCTGCCCGATTGGCCCATGGGTTGTGGATGCTGCTGACGTTGCCACCCCCGCCGCACTGGCGATTCACACCTATATCAACGGTGAGCTGACGCATACCACTAGCACCGACCAGTTGCGGGCCGGTGTTGCTGAACTGGTGAGCTACCTGAGCAGCTTCATGACGCTGGAAGCCGGTGACCTGATCATTGCCGGAACCCCCGAACGCACGGAGCAGCTGGCATTAAAAGCCGGTGATACCGTCGCGATTGACATCGACACCATTGGCCGCCTGGAAAACTCAGTTGTTATTGAAAGCGTCAGTAAATCAAACAGCCAAGCGGAACGGGTTTAA
- a CDS encoding fumarylacetoacetate hydrolase family protein yields the protein MKRARILFNGQVTAVTVNDNNDALLADGTVITEADANWLPPCDGKMFVLGLNYADHAAELAFKAPEEPLVFLKGPNALLGHRKNTYRPDNVDYMHYECELVAVIGKTAKNVSRADAMDYIGGYTVGNDYAIRDYLENYYRPNLRVKSRDTCTPLGPYIIDAAEVADPHNLALRTYINGELKQEGSTKDMVFNIPFLVEYLSAIMTLEEGDMIFTGTPEGLADVQPGDEIVTEVEGVGRLVNHIISESQYLESL from the coding sequence ATGAAACGCGCACGCATTCTGTTCAACGGCCAGGTCACGGCAGTTACCGTTAATGACAATAATGACGCTCTGCTGGCGGATGGCACGGTTATCACTGAAGCCGATGCCAACTGGCTGCCACCTTGCGACGGCAAGATGTTTGTTCTGGGTCTGAACTACGCAGACCACGCGGCCGAGCTGGCGTTCAAGGCACCAGAAGAGCCTCTGGTGTTCCTGAAAGGTCCCAACGCGCTGCTGGGCCACCGTAAAAACACCTATCGTCCAGACAACGTTGACTACATGCACTACGAGTGTGAGCTGGTTGCGGTGATTGGCAAAACCGCCAAAAACGTTTCCCGCGCAGACGCCATGGACTACATCGGTGGTTATACCGTCGGCAACGATTACGCCATCCGTGACTATCTGGAAAACTACTACCGCCCGAACCTGCGCGTTAAGAGCCGCGATACTTGCACGCCGCTTGGCCCTTACATCATTGATGCCGCTGAAGTTGCCGACCCGCACAATCTGGCCCTGCGCACCTATATTAACGGTGAGCTGAAGCAGGAAGGTTCAACCAAGGACATGGTATTCAATATCCCGTTCCTGGTGGAATACCTGAGCGCCATCATGACACTGGAAGAAGGCGACATGATCTTCACCGGCACTCCCGAAGGTCTGGCTGACGTGCAACCCGGCGACGAAATTGTGACCGAGGTCGAAGGCGTTGGCCGTCTGGTGAATCACATCATCAGCGAAAGTCAGTACCTGGAATCACTGTAA
- the hpaH gene encoding 2-oxo-hept-4-ene-1,7-dioate hydratase yields the protein MLSDDIIKDCAAQLHQAEKERQQIRQLSLQHPDITIPDAYKVQSEWLKLKLAEGRKIIGHKIGLTSRAMQMSSQIDEPDYGTLLDDMLFQDAAEIPTDRFIVPRIEVELAFILKAPLSGPNCTIFDVYNATDYVIPALELIDARSQSIDPDSGRPRKVFDTISDNAANAGIILGGRPIKPMDVDLRRIGAIMYRNGVIEETGVAAGVLNHPANGVAWLANRLHPYGITLEPGQIILGGSFTRPVAARQGDTFQVDYGELGSITCFFK from the coding sequence ATGCTCTCAGACGACATCATCAAAGACTGCGCAGCCCAATTGCACCAGGCCGAAAAAGAGCGCCAGCAAATCCGCCAGCTGTCGCTTCAACACCCGGACATCACCATCCCGGATGCCTACAAAGTACAAAGCGAATGGCTGAAGCTGAAGCTGGCCGAAGGTCGCAAAATCATTGGCCATAAAATTGGCCTGACCTCGCGGGCCATGCAAATGTCCTCGCAAATTGACGAACCGGATTACGGTACTCTGCTCGACGACATGCTGTTTCAGGACGCCGCAGAGATCCCCACCGATCGCTTCATTGTGCCTCGCATCGAAGTCGAACTGGCCTTCATCCTGAAGGCCCCGCTGAGCGGCCCGAACTGCACCATCTTCGACGTTTACAACGCCACAGACTACGTGATTCCAGCACTGGAACTGATCGATGCCCGCTCGCAGTCCATTGACCCCGACTCCGGCCGTCCGCGTAAAGTATTCGACACCATTTCCGACAACGCCGCCAATGCCGGGATCATCCTCGGTGGTCGACCGATCAAACCGATGGATGTGGATCTGCGCCGAATCGGTGCCATCATGTACCGCAATGGCGTGATTGAAGAAACCGGTGTCGCCGCTGGCGTTTTGAACCACCCGGCCAACGGCGTCGCCTGGCTGGCCAACCGCTTGCATCCGTACGGCATCACACTGGAACCCGGCCAGATCATTCTGGGAGGTTCATTCACCCGTCCAGTGGCGGCGCGCCAGGGCGACACGTTTCAAGTGGATTACGGCGAACTGGGTTCGATTACTTGTTTCTTCAAATAA
- the hpaI gene encoding 4-hydroxy-2-oxoheptanedioate aldolase, which translates to MSAPINTFKQAIQSGNQAQIGLWLGLANAYTAQLCAGAGFDWLLIDAEHAPNDLQTILGQLQGMSAFPVTPIVRPAWPDAVRIKQILDLGAQTVLAPMVESGAQAAEVVAATRYPPAGIRGVGSALARASEFNRTADYLKTANDQMCVLIQIETPQGVAALDDILAVEGVDGVFIGPSDLSASMGHIGNPAHPDVQAVIEASLAKIVAAGKAPGILIADKTLAKRYIEQGALFVGVGTDTGLLMKATTDLAAEFKSSVNAIKQEKGSVY; encoded by the coding sequence ATGTCCGCTCCCATTAATACATTCAAACAGGCAATTCAGTCCGGTAACCAAGCCCAGATTGGCTTGTGGCTCGGGCTCGCCAACGCCTATACCGCCCAACTCTGCGCCGGGGCCGGTTTCGACTGGTTGTTAATAGACGCCGAACACGCCCCCAACGACCTGCAAACCATTTTGGGTCAACTGCAAGGCATGTCGGCCTTTCCGGTAACCCCCATCGTACGACCGGCCTGGCCGGATGCCGTGCGCATCAAACAGATCCTTGACCTCGGTGCCCAAACCGTACTGGCCCCCATGGTGGAATCCGGTGCACAAGCAGCCGAGGTGGTCGCCGCAACGCGCTACCCGCCTGCCGGTATTCGCGGAGTCGGCAGTGCCCTCGCTCGCGCCTCCGAGTTCAACCGTACTGCCGACTACCTGAAAACCGCCAACGACCAGATGTGCGTGCTGATCCAGATTGAAACCCCGCAAGGTGTGGCAGCGCTGGATGATATTCTGGCTGTCGAAGGGGTTGATGGCGTGTTTATTGGCCCGTCTGATCTGAGTGCCTCCATGGGCCACATCGGCAACCCGGCTCACCCGGATGTACAGGCGGTGATTGAAGCATCGCTGGCCAAAATCGTTGCCGCAGGCAAAGCACCCGGTATTCTTATTGCCGACAAAACCCTCGCCAAGCGCTACATTGAACAGGGAGCCTTGTTTGTCGGAGTCGGCACCGACACCGGTTTGTTAATGAAAGCCACCACCGACCTGGCAGCTGAATTCAAAAGCAGTGTTAACGCCATCAAGCAGGAAAAAGGCTCGGTGTATTAA